One segment of Ipomoea triloba cultivar NCNSP0323 chromosome 12, ASM357664v1 DNA contains the following:
- the LOC115999938 gene encoding uncharacterized protein LOC115999938 isoform X11, which translates to MATAVAADTFAETAAQTKRENNDEKSIPEEVETVLDKLLATEENKKVEIINNPHEEAEEPLKVLDKDDDGGILKGESEGKTSSHSEDINDETTLQDKKRDTNEKTLSEEVERGLDKLLATEENNPQEVCDGGTAEGEKMTELSYAHKAIAEENYSSAEYIGKPCSKTENEIQENLFSEAEDGEGKDFGIILNNKGIPPYVSQGESEEKTSHSEDTIEGTTLKERHLHEEMGNLTDIVGGISENQRENDEMQPVEPQVVLDKQAPEETNTVGIDNPCESLKNNEDGDDGTVEVEKAVELSSVAKAIEEPNSSPEPIENPINTEDQMLPIEPEVVLDKQAPEETNTIEIDNPCESLKNNEDGNDGTVEVEKAVELPSVAKAIEEPNSSIEPIEKAINTEDEMLPVEPEVVLDKQAPEETNMVEIDNPCESLKNNEDGNKGTVEVEKVVELPSVAKAIEEPYSSLEPIENPINTEDEILPIQPEVVLDKQALEETNMPEIDNPFESLKNNEDGNGGVVDVEKVVDSVSKAIEEPNSSVEPIEKPINTEDEMLPVEPEVVLDKQAPEETNTVEIDIPSEFLKNNEDGNDGTVEVEEAVELPSAAKAIEEPKSSPEPIENPINTEDEMLPVEPEVVLHKQAPEETNTVEIDNPCESLKNNEDGNDGTVEVEKAVELSSAAKAIEELNSSAGPIENPINTDDEILPVQPEVVLDKQAPEETNMVEIDNPCESLENNEDANDGTVEVEKAIEEPNSSVEPIEKPINTDDEMLPSEPEVVLDKQALEESNTVEIGNPHEFLKKNEDGNDGTVMVEKAVDLSSAAKAIEEPNSSPGESEDKFSHSENINDGIALHEKQLHEEMATIADIAEGTSETLHGKMGTLSAIVGGISENKRKNDEMQPVEPEVVLDKQAPEEANIVEIDNRCESLKNNEDGNDGAAEVELAVELPSVAKAIEEPNSSVEPIEKAINTEDEMQQVETEVVLDKQALEETNTIEIDNPCESLKNNEDGNDGTVEVVEAVELPSAAKGIEEPKSSPEPIENPIDTEDEMLPVEPEAVLHKQAPEETNTVEIDNPCEYLKNNEDGNDGTVEVVEAVELPSAAKAIEEPKSSPEPIENPINTEDEMLPVEPEVVLHKQAPEETNTVGIDNPCESLKNNEDGNDGTVEVEKAVELPSAAKAIEELNSSAEPIENPINTDDEILPVQPEVVLDKQAPEETNMVEIDNPCESLENNEDANDGTVEVEKAIEEPNSSVEPIEKTINTEDEMLPSEPEVVLDKQALEESNTVEIGNPHEFLKKNEDGNDGTVKVEKAVDLPSAAKAIEEPNSSSGESEDKFSHSENINDGIALHEKQLHEEMATIANVLDKDDDKGKTPEEISVQADLTETLKDSEESGETCKEQGKPFIPAPPSEVFTADLQGKINTSDNDYSNQSKILEQDTIVDGNLSTACKAQENPEEKLSDLITEHEGNLPKESEGPVSTEASRGLHTDENETTAVCEVTSQMKQHGIAETVKDYADSKNSICQSGAEKNLNAAEEEFEGSCLQQNIEPTTFSKELISEQSNEGILEGEGEDKASHSQITYEGITLQEKQLHEEVATVADIAEGTSETKRENDEKTLPGEHEIMLDKLAPVESKKVEIGNPHEISKSSEEGSDGTVECEKMIELPSVAKDTIEENNRSTEPTENPSNTEDELPGELFSEGENREGRDTGTILNREIPPNESQPEAEEPSKALETDDEGMTPEKTDEGMTPEKTFVQADAVINCPADFTENLKEDREKSGEVCNENESTQCILATKTSFPNDDSNETNVQGIADKEQDKDFIPEGENMDSLVVESHDDKEDGKVKKEESLAETCKIPLMEIQSQSSDSQDAHNVIGSPLSTSPTEETSSEKVGSSEVEPESTKASSDTMEDEFAKQEILSYGSSSCQISSEMEHNIEHDEVETETIQGVNDFLGSQLVSPEIKETGSGEGTSASETTADPAPLIEVNGTVLEDGVHMNENKEDHQCKIIEKDNIVDDSVTVQEENITRAGEEQASEELLRGLHRDENETVAVHDVISEVEQQDTVELSKDDVDSKDSLFKYESEKENLHAPCEETEKEALPQNADQTAFNEELISVKDDDVLRGESEDKAAHSDNNGETNPQETNMLPIDLDEAKSIQRNENSEWSNYSTVDEKPEQQIYTPTDMPTEELKYAYETNKIPEIEVLGDTSVQGQSDLDLISACPDDIHVAEDIGENSNEMCLEEVADMENQEDQIKQDGSQRATSEVRGNLSKGIENEISKDSVCSNTIIDKEESLNSRIPRGNEEEAKESKEEIKEPIKEANYHNFQTTHADTEEQVICVLTNAQNTMQSEEKMLPKEKECHVQNFSLLKTPEENEEQILETAEPLMAATGEMETELVEVQGKIAPVSSGLASEKDVVTGNEMEVDADETDTVPNQENDSSLNRKVNVETVAAGEDTDTREMSLHEEQIEACLSITDDKVASSLEEENPITKIVNETTIAETSSPLETREGMVTKENLLEEEHHSVINSEGRSLNDLEEEKLELNEKSLEHRTEDFMINSSDSTTKVHPKSVQPDEELIPSSQSVAEEGDESITSDGALTSSAEEACPQKSIEVGTTETSKDEGSEMFQDKLVPENTNVEPKNLDASYSTDKEIQGAGMEETCIETSELDSEKSDHIIESASEVHKLEMPLEAEKVGFVEENPAETETEEIVIKETNEENDIIKEDISSEQTQIADQSVIVKSSLDYPEEVLSLDAYQEVELKPEENEFERLGENESIKEEASSGDKAGAESSVAQDSEALHAIETAVAEESHDGNGKEISEMSMLHEQVKHSIALEKQNEELQSIVDGADTEKTLEDEKLDSCTEVQEGITGEADGSKKTESSTPNASECVQLMQQEPVLTAVKPEIQELEAEKVSGAPSETEMNQPKTNEMSTNTSEETSHEHGHDEIQSDGITNSQGPGETTMEMAKDGETEVQQKNLDFSFNIKDSAMENSSTETEPKDVQDNIDIIESAQEHVPAKIQNDNSTDSEEKGSKNEATEAASNEAAGLECGEDAKTEVEVNKVTDRSQTMESSTLSDSNLVLGSIEESSQVTEREDTKSQTEKLCDFTHKDSEMTQPREFPSDFTEIKNYIDDKLAQHESKVAVLDTEFPAEADPHENTEVRTSNEDNDSQEMQQNSVNDLEEMKPENAGETKNMETTDPKDIVQSMQEKDTVVSTCENISSNNINASKEETKERRTLTEARDEASMAGLPRACLNEREVIFHKEEDEASKVETEQHEEARSDQEEEEGGEHKGEDSGPEAPVMVENAGAGDADVKASKKKHHNILSGVGSKVKHSIAKVKKVITGKSSPTKQQSPK; encoded by the exons ATGGCCACCGCCGTGGCTGCTGACACTTTTGCAGAAACAGCAGCTCAGACT AAAAGAGAGAATAATGATGAAAAGAGCATTCCAGAAGAAGTTGAGACAGTGTTGGACAAACTACTGGCCACAGAGGAAAACAAGAAAGttgaaataataaacaatccTCATGAAGAAGCTGAGGAACCATTAAAAGTGTTGGACAAAGATGATGATGGAGGCATACTCAAAGGAGAAAGTGAGGGGAAAACATCCTCTCATTCAGAAGACATCAATGATGAGACAACTCTACAAGATAAG AAAAGAGATACTAATGAAAAGACTTTGTCAGAAGAAGTTGAGAGAGGGTTGGACAAACTACTGGCCACAGAGGAAAACAATCCTCAGGAAGTTTGTGATGGCGGAACAGCTGAGGGTGAAAAGATGACCGAATTATCCTATGCTCACAAGGCTATTGCTGAAGAGAATTACAGTTCTGCAGAATACATTGGGAAACCATGCAGCAAAACCgaaaatgaaattcaagaaAATTTGTTCTCAGAAGCAGAGGATGGCGAAGGTAAAGACTTTGGTATTATATTGAATAATAAGGGGATTCCACCATATGTATCACAAGGAGAAAGTGAGGAGAAAACATCTCATTCAGAAGACACTATTGAGGGAACAACTCTAAAAGAAAGG cACCTGCATGAAGAAATGGGAAACTTGACAGACATAGTAGGAGGCATAAGTGAAAAT CAAAGAGAGAATGATGAAATGCAACCAGTTGAACCTCAGGTAGTGTTGGATAAACAAGCCCCAGAAGAAACAAATACCGTTGGGATTGACAATCCTTGTGAATCATTGAAAAACAATGAGGATGGTGACGATGGAACAGTTGAGGTTGAAAAGGCGGTTGAATTATCCTCAGTTGCAAAGGCTATTGAAGAACCTAACAGTTCACCAGAACCCATTGAAAATCCAATCAACACAGAAGATCAAATGCTGCCAATTGAACCTGAGGTAGTGTTGGATAAACAAGCCCCAGAAGAAACAAACACCATTGAGATTGACAATCCTTGTGAATCCTTGAAAAACAATGAGGATGGTAATGATGGAACAGTTGAGGTTGAAAAGGCAGTTGAATTACCCTCAGTTGCAAAGGCTATTGAAGAACCGAACAGTTCAATAGAACCTATTGAAAAAGCAATCAACACAGAAGATGAAATGCTGCCAGTTGAACCTGAGGTAGTGTTGGATAAACAAGCCCCAGAGGAAACCAACATGGTTGAGATCGACAATCCTTGTGAATCCTTGAAAAACAATGAGGATGGTAATAAAGGAACAGTTGAGGTTGAAAAGGTGGTTGAATTACCCTCAGTTGCAAAGGCTATTGAAGAACCATACAGTTCACTAGAACCCATTGAAAATCCAATCAACACAGAAGATGAAATACTGCCGATTCAACCTGAGGTAGTATTGGATAAACAAGCCCTAGAAGAAACCAACATGCCTGAGATTGACAATCCTTTTGAATCCTTGAAAAACAATGAAGATGGTAATGGTGGAGTAGTTGATGTTGAAAAGGTGGTTGACTCAGTTTCAAAGGCTATTGAAGAACCTAACAGTTCAGTAGAACCCATTGAAAAACCAATCAACACAGAAGATGAAATGCTGCCAGTTGAACCTGAGGTAGTGTTGGATAAACAAGCCCCAGAGGAAACCAACACAGTTGAGATTGACATTCCTAGTGAATTCTTGAAAAACAATGAGGATGGTAACGATGGAACAGTTGAGGTTGAAGAGGCAGTTGAATTACCCTCAGCTGCAAAGGCTATTGAAGAACCGAAAAGTTCACCAGAACCCATTGAAAATCCAATCAACACAGAAGATGAAATGCTGCCGGTTGAACCTGAGGTAGTGTTGCATAAACAAGCCCCAGAAGAAACAAATACCGTTGAGATTGACAATCCTTGTGAGTCCTTGAAAAACAATGAGGATGGTAATGATGGAACTGTTGAGGTTGAAAAGGCAGTTGAATTATCCTCAGCTGCAAAGGCTATTGAAGAACTTAACAGTTCAGCAGGACCCATTGAAAATCCAATCAACACAGATGATGAAATACTGCCAGTTCAACCTGAGGTAGTATTGGATAAACAAGCTCCAGAGGAAACCAACATGGTTGAGATTGATAATCCTTGTGAATCCTTGGAAAACAATGAGGATGCTAATGATGGAACAGTTGAGGTTGAAAAGGCTATTGAAGAACCCAACAGTTCTGTAGAACCCATTGAAAAACCAATCAACACAGACGATGAAATGCTGCCAAGTGAACCAGAGGTAGTGTTGGATAAACAAGCCCTAGAGGAATCGAACACGGTTGAGATTGGCAATCCTCATgaattcttgaaaaaaaatgagGATGGTAATGATGGAACAGTTATGGTTGAAAAGGCTGTTGATTTATCCTCAGCTGCAAAGGCTATTGAAGAACCTAACAGTTCACCCGGAGAAAGTGAGGATAAATTCTCTCATTCAGAAAACATCAATGATGGGATAGCTCTACATGAAAAG CAGCTGCATGAAGAAATGGCTACCATAGCAGATATAGCAGAAGGCACAAGTGAAACT CTGCATGGAAAAATGGGAACCTTGTCAGCCATAGTAGGAGGCATAAGTGAAAAT AAAAGAAAGAATGATGAAATGCAGCCAGTTGAACCTGAGGTAGTGTTGGATAAACAAGCCCCAGAGGAAGCCAACATTGTTGAGATTGACAATCGTTGTGAATCATTGAAAAACAATGAGGATGGTAATGACGGAGCAGCTGAGGTTGAATTGGCAGTTGAATTACCCTCAGTTGCAAAGGCTATTGAAGAACCGAACAGTTCAGTAGAACCTATTGAAAAAGCAATCAACACAGAAGATGAAATGCAGCAAGTTGAAACTGAGGTAGTGTTGGATAAACAAGCCCTCGAAGAAACAAACACCATTGAGATTGACAATCCTTGTGAATCCTTGAAAAACAATGAGGATGGTAACGATGGAACAGTTGAGGTTGTAGAGGCAGTTGAATTACCCTCAGCTGCAAAGGGTATTGAAGAACCTAAAAGTTCACCAGAACCCATTGAGAATCCAATCGACACAGAAGATGAAATGCTGCCGGTTGAACCTGAGGCAGTGTTGCATAAACAAGCCCCAGAGGAAACAAATACCGTTGAGATTGACAATCCTTGTGAATACTTGAAAAACAATGAGGATGGTAATGATGGAACAGTTGAGGTTGTAGAGGCAGTTGAATTACCCTCAGCTGCAAAGGCTATTGAAGAACCTAAAAGTTCACCAGAACCCATTGAAAATCCAATCAACACAGAAGATGAAATGCTACCGGTTGAACCTGAGGTAGTGTTGCATAAACAAGCCCCAGAAGAAACAAATACCGTTGGGATTGACAATCCTTGTGAATCCTTGAAAAACAATGAGGATGGTAATGATGGAACTGTTGAGGTTGAAAAGGCGGTTGAATTACCCTCAGCTGCAAAGGCTATTGAAGAACTTAACAGTTCAGCAGAACCCATTGAAAATCCAATCAACACAGATGATGAAATACTGCCAGTTCAACCTGAGGTAGTATTGGATAAACAAGCCCCAGAGGAAACCAACATGGTTGAGATTGATAATCCTTGTGAATCCTTGGAAAACAATGAGGATGCTAATGATGGAACAGTTGAGGTTGAAAAGGCTATTGAAGAACCCAACAGTTCTGTAGAACCCATTGAAAAAACAATCAACACAGAAGATGAAATGCTGCCAAGTGAACCAGAGGTAGTGTTGGATAAACAAGCCCTAGAGGAATCGAACACGGTTGAGATTGGCAATCCTCATgaattcttgaaaaaaaatgagGATGGTAATGATGGAACAGTTAAGGTTGAAAAGGCTGTTGATTTACCCTCAGCTGCAAAGGCTATTGAAGAACCTAACAGTTCATCCGGAGAAAGTGAAGATAAATTCTCTCATTCAGAAAACATCAATGATGGGATAGCTCTACATGAAAAG CAGCTGCATGAAGAAATGGCTACCATAGCAAATGTGTTAGATAAAGATGATGACAAAGGCAAGACACCAGAGGAAATTTCAGTTCAGGCTGATTTGACAGAAACTTTGAAAGATAGTGAGGAATCGGGAGAAACCTGTAAAGAGCAAGGCAAGCCTTTCATTCCAGCACCACCAAGCGAAGTCTTCACAGCAGATCTACAGGGGAAGATAAACACGAGTGACAATGATTATAGTAACCAGTCTAAAATTTTAGAACAGGATACTATAGTTGATGGTAATCTGAGTACAGCTTGTAAAGCTCAAGAAAACCCCGAGGAAAAACTCAGTGACTTGATCACAGAACATGAGGGAAATTTGCCAAAAGAGAGTGAGGGGCCTGTTTCTACAGAAGCATCAAGAGGGCTACATACAGATGAGAATGAAACCACTGCAGTATGTGAAGTCACAAGTCAAATGAAACAGCATGGCATAGCTGAAACGGTCAAAGATTATGCAGACTCAAAAAATTCCATTTGTCAAAGTGGAGCAGAAAAGAATCTTAATGCAGCAGAAGAGGAGTTTGAAGGGTCATGTCTACAACAAAATATTGAACCAACAACCTTCAGCAAGGAGCTTATTTCAGAACAAAGCAATGAAGGCATACTCGAAGGAGAAGGTGAGGATAAAGCATCTCATTCACAAATCACATATGAAGGGATAACTCTACAGGAAAAG CAGCTGCATGAAGAAGTGGCAACCGTAGCAGACATAGCAGAAGGCACAAGTGAAACT AAAAGAGAGAATGATGAAAAAACTTTGCCAGGTGAACATGAGATTATGTTGGATAAGCTTGCCCCAGTTGAAAGCAAAAAGGTTGAGATTGGCAATCCTCATGAAATCTCAAAAAGCAGTGAGGAAGGTAGTGATGGAACAGTTGAGTGTGAAAAGATGATTGAATTACCCTCAGTTGCCAAGGATACTATTGAAGAAAATAACAGGTCTACAGAACCCACTGAAAACCCAAGCAATACAGAAGATGAACTGCCAGGAGAATTATTCTCAGAAGGAGAGAACAGAGAAGGTCGAGACACGGGAACCATATTAAATAGGGAGATTCCACCTAATGAATCTCAACCAGAAGCTGAAGAACCATCAAAAGCATTAGAAACAGATGATGAAGGCATGACACCAGAAAAAACCGATGAAGGCATGACACCAGAAAAAACCTTTGTTCAGGCTGATGCAGTAATAAATTGTCCAGCTGATTTTACAGAGAATTTGAAAGAAGATCGTGAGAAATCAGGAGAAGTTTGTAATGAAAATGAAAGCACACAGTGTATCCTGGCTACTAAGACAAGTTTTCCCAATGATGATTCCAACGAAACAAACGTCCAGGGAATAGCAGATAAAGAACAAGACAAGGATTTCATTCCAGAGGGTGAGAATATGGATTCTTTGGTAGTGGAGTCACATGATGACAAGGAAGATGGTAAGGTGAAAAAGGAAGAAAGCTTGGCTGAAACTTGCAAAATTCCTCTTATGGAAATACAAAGTCAAAGTAGTGATAGCCAGGATGCTCACAATGTGATAGGCAGCCCCTTGAGCACTTCACCAACAGAAGAGACTAGCTCAGAAAAAGTTGGATCCAGTGAGGTGGAGCCTGAATCAACCAAAGCGAGTTCTGATACAATGGAAGATGAATTTGCTAAACAAGAAATTTTGTCCTATGGGAGCAGCAGTTGTCAAATTTCCAGTGAAATGGAGCATAATATTGAACATGATGAGGTGGAAACAGAAACCATTCAGGGAGTTAATGATTTTCTTGGAAGCCAATTGGTTTCCCCTGAAATCAAAGAGACTGGCTCGGGTGAGGGTACATCAGCAAGTGAAACGACTGCAGACCCTGCACCATTAATAGAAGTCAATGGAACAGTTTTAGAGGATGGTGTacacatgaatgaaaataaagaagatCACCAGTGCAAGATTATAGAAAAGGATAACATAGTTGATGACTCTGTTACAGTGCAAGAGGAAAATATAACAAGAGCAGGTGAGGAGCAGGCTTCCGAAGAATTATTGAGAGGGTTACATAGAGATGAAAATGAAACTGTTGCTGTGCATGATGTCATCAGTGAAGTGGAACAGCAGGACACAGTTGAACTGTCAAAAGATGATGTGGATTCAAAAGATTCCTTGTTCAAATATGAATCAGAAAAAGAGAACTTGCATGCACCTTGTGAGGAGACTGAAAAGGAAGCTTTACCTCAAAATGCTGATCAAACAGCTTTCAATGAGGAACTTATTTCAGTAAAAGATGATGACGTACTCAGAGGAGAAAGTGAGGATAAAGCAGCCCATTCAGATAATAATGGAGAGACAAACCCACAGGAAACG AATATGTTACCCATTGACTTGGATGAAGCAAAGAGTATTCAGCGCAATGAAAACAGTGAATGGTCTAACTATTCAACGGTTGATGAAAAACCCGAGCAACAAATCTACACACCAACTGATATGCCTACAGAAGAGCTAAAGTATGCATATGAGACAAACAAAATTCCTGAAATCGAAGTTTTAGGTGATACATCTGTGCAAGGGCAGTCAGACTTGGACCTGATATCAGCATGTCCAGATGATATTCATGTAGCTGAAGACATAGGTGAGAACAGTAATGAGATGTGCCTTGAAGAAGTAGCTGACATGGAAAATCAAGAGGATCAGATCAAACAGGATGGTTCTCAGAGAGCAACATCTGAAGTAAGAGGAAACTTGAGCAAAGGAATAGAAAATGAG ATTAGCAAAGACTCTGTCTGCTCTAACACCATAATAGACAAAGAGGAAAGTTTAAACAGCAGAATTCCAAGAGGCAATGAAGAAGAAGCTAAGGAATCAAAAGAAGAG ATTAAGGAACCAATCAAAGAGGCCAACTACCACAACTTTCAGACTACACATGCTGACACAGAAGAGCAAGTAATATGTGTTTTGACCAATGCTCAAAATACTATGCAGTCAGAAGAGAAAATGCTTccaaaagaaaaggagtgtCATGTTCAAAACTTCTCATTGCTCAAGACGCCTGAGGAAAATGAAGAGCAAATCTTAGAAACAGCAGAACCACTTATGGCAGCAACTGGGGAAATGGAAACAGAACTTGTTGAAGTGCAAGGAAAAATAGCTCCAGTCAGCAGTGGTCTGGCTTCTGAGAAGGATGTAGTTACTGGAAATGAAATGGAGGTGGACGCAGATGAAACAGATACAGTACCTAATCAGGAAAATGACTCCAGCTTGAATAGGAAAGTGAATGTGGAAACTGTGGCTGCAGGGGAAGATACGGATACCAGAGAAATGAGCTTGCATGAAGAGCAGATTGAAGCATGTTTGTCTATAACTGATGATAAAGTTGCAAGCTCACTGGAGGAGGAAAACCCCATAACAAAAATAGTTAATGAGACTACCATTGCTGAAACTTCTTCACCACTTGAGACAAGGGAAGGTATGGTGACCAAGGAGAATTTACTTGAAGAAGAACATCATTCTGTGATAAATTCTGAAGGAAGGTCATTGAATGACTTGGAAGAAGAGAAATTAGAACTCAACGAAAAATCTCTCGAACACAGAACTGAAGATTTTATGATCAATAGCTCTGACAGCACTACCAAAGTG CATCCCAAATCAGTTCAACCTGATGAAGAATTAATTCCCAGCTCCCAATCTGTTGCTGAAGAAGGTGATGAAAGCATTACTTCTGATGGTGCCTTGACGTCAAGTGCAGAAGAGGCATGCCCACAGAAAAGCATAGAAGTTGGAACAACAGAGACATCAAAAGATGAGGGCAGTGAGATGTTTCAAGACAAACTGGTGCCAGAAAACACAAATGTGGAACCAAAAAATTTGGATGCTTCCTATTCCACAGATAAAGAAATTCAAGGAGCAGGGATGGAGGAAACATGTATAGAGACATCTGAACTTGATTCAGAGAAGTCTGACCATATTATTGAATCTGCATCAGAAGTTCACAAGTTGGAAATGCCACTGGAAGCAGAAAAGGTTGGTTTTGTGGAAGAAAACCCGGCAGAAACAGAGACTGAGGAAATCGTGATCAAGGaaacaaatgaagaaaatgatatcATAAAAGAAGATATTTCAAGTGAGCAG ACCCAGATTGCTGATCAATCAGTGATTGTAAAGTCTTCTCTGGATTACCCTGAAGAAGTCCTAAGCCTAGATGCCTACCAAGAAGTTGAACTGAAGCCAGAAGAAAATGAGTTTGAGAGATTAGGGGAAAATGAAAGCATAAAG GAGGAAGCCAGCAGTGGCGACAAAGCAGGAGCTGAAAGCTCAGTAGCCCAAGATTCAGAAGCTCTCCATGCAattgaaactgcagttgcagaAGAATCACATGATGGAAATGGTAAAGAGATATCTGAGATGTCTATGTTGCATGAGCAAGTGAAGCATTCAATAGCTCTTGAGAAGCAGAATGAAGAGCTTCAGAGCATTGTGGATGGAGCAGACACTGAAAAAACACTTGAGGATGAAAAACTAGATTCCTGTACCGAAGTACAAGAAGGGATCACTGGAGAGGCAGATGGAAGTAAGAAAACAGAGTCAAGCACACCAAATGCCAGTGAATGTGTTCAACTGATGCAACAGGAGCCAGTTCTGACAGCTGTCAAACCTGAAATACAAGAACTGGAAGCAGAAAAAGTTTCAGGTGCTCCATCAGAAACAGAAATGAATCAGCCAAAAACAAATGAGATGTCCACAAATACATCAGAAGAAACCTCTCATGAACATGGACATGATGAAATTCAAAGTGACGGCATTACCAACTCTCAGGGGCCTGGAGAAACGACCATGGAAATGGCTAAAGATGGAGAAACCGAAGTTCAACAGAAGAACCTTGATTTCTCATTCAACATCAAAGATTCAGCAATGGAGAACTCATCAACAGAGACAGAACCTAAAGATGTCCAAGATAACATTGACATCATTGAGAGTGCACAAGAGCATGTGCCAGCAAAGATCCAGAATGACAACAGTACTGACTCTGAAGAGAAAGGATCCAAGAATGAAGCAACAGAAGCTGCTTCCAATGAAGCGGCAGGTTTAGAATGTGGAGAAGATGCGAAAACAGAAGTGGAAGTCAATAAAGTAACAGACAGATCCCAGACAATGGAATCATCAACCCTTTCAGATTCCAATCTCGTGCTAGGATCAATAGAAGAGTCCTCACAAGTGACAGAACGTGAAGATACTAAAAGCCAAACTGAGAAGCTTTGTGATTTTACCCACAAGGATTCAGAAATGACACAACCAAGGGAATTTCCTTCTGATTTTACAGagataaaaaattacattgatGACAAACTAGCACAACATGAAAGTAAGGTTGCTGTATTGGATACAGAGTTTCCAGCAGAAGCAGATCCACATGAAAACACAGAGGTCAGGACTTCAAATGAGGACAATGATTCACAAGAAATGCAACAGAATTCAGTTAATGATTTAGAGGAGATGAAACCTGAGAATGCTGGAGAGACTAAAAATATGGAAACTACTGATCCTAAGGATATTGTTCAGAGCATGCAAGAGAAAGATACAGTGGTTAGCACATGTGAGAATATCTCAAGTAACAACATAAATGCATCTAaggaagaaacaaaagaaaggcGCACGCTCACAGAGGCACGTGATGAAGCTTCCATGGCGGGCCTTCCACGTGCTTGTTTGAATGAAAGGGAGGTCATTTTCCACAAGGAGGAAGATGAGGCAAGTAAAGTGGAAACAGAACAACATGAGGAGGCAAGATCAGATcaagaggaagaggaaggagGAGAACACAAGGGAGAAGATTCGGGGCCTGAAGCTCCGGTGATGGTAGAGAACGCCGGCGCCGGAGATGCTGACGTCAAAGCCAGTAAGAAGAAACATCATAATATTCTGTCCGGAGTTGGATCCAAAGTGAAGCATTCAATTGCAAAGGTGAAGAAAGTGATCACGGGTAAGTCTTCTCCAACAAAGCAACAATCGCCTAAATAg